The Corynebacterium minutissimum genome includes the window CGAAGCCGATACAGAAGAGACAGGTCAGCGTGGCGACATCTAGGATTTTCGACACGATGGGGGTGGATACCGCGTTGAACACGGAGGTGTGCTCCTTGGCGCGGTGATACGAGCCTAATTGGAGAATGGTGATGCCGGAAATGGTCATGGCGAGGGCTGTGACGATGGCGCCGACAACACCCATGTTGCCGAAAGCAACGAAGTACTGGAGGGCCTCGCGGCCCGAGGCAAAGGAGGCACCCGCGAGCACGCCAATAAAGGCCATCGCGATGCCGAATGAGCGTTTGAGCATGTTAAACCTAACTGTTAGAGGATAGAAACTTCTGCTTATGCGAACGGGGCAGGCTGCCTTCAAGAATGGGAGCCTGCCCCGTGGGAAAACTGGTGGCTGTTAGCTAGTCACCGCCTTGATGAACTCGGCAACGCCAGCGAGCTCTTCCTCGCCGCGGTCAATGATGGCGGCGGAGGTAAACAAGCCGTGGTGATAACCCAGGAGGTGCTTGTGCGTGACATCCACACCAGCCTTGGCCAGCTTGCCGGCATACTCGATGCCCTCGTCCGCCAGCGGATCGTTGTCCACCGTGATGACGAGTGACGGGGGTAGTCCCTCCGGTAGCTCTTCCAACAACAGCGGGGAGAGATCCGTGGCGGTGCGCTGCGATTCCTCCGTGACGAAGGTATCGATGAACCAGCGCATGGTGTCCGACGCCAGCGGGAAGCCCTCCTCCAAGCGCTTGTAGGAAGCACCGTTCTCGGTGCGCTCGCGGGAGCAATCCGTGATCGGGTAGAGGAGGATTTGGGCGCTGAGCTTGGCGACGTTCTCCTCGCCCACAAACTCGTTCGCCAGGGTAGCGGCGAGCTGGCCACCGGCCGAGTCGCCGGCGACCGCGATAGAGGTCACGGTCAGTCCGTGCTCAGCCTCCGGGTTGGACAGCCAACGGTAGGCGGCGCGGCAATCGTCGATAGCCGCCGGGTAGGTGTGCTCTGGGGCGAGACGATAATCCACCGCAACGACTGGGAGACCGGTCAGCACCGCGATACGGCGTACCGAGGAGTGGTGGGTCTCCAGGTTGCCCATGAGCCAGCCGCCACCGTGCATGTAGAGCACCGCAGGGGTCTCCTGGCCGCGCTCCTCCTCCGGGCGGGGATCATAGAGGCGAACCTGGAACTCGTCGACCTGGAAATCCGTGGTCGCGGGTTCCTTCGCCTCATGGAGCGGGTTGGCGTGGGCTGAGGCTACGTAGTTCTCACGCACCTGCGGGATGGGGAAGTTATGGAAGGACTTCGCCCC containing:
- a CDS encoding alpha/beta hydrolase, whose product is MHTLHDEYSGRPVAEDARKALKPFRDGGAKSFHNFPIPQVRENYVASAHANPLHEAKEPATTDFQVDEFQVRLYDPRPEEERGQETPAVLYMHGGGWLMGNLETHHSSVRRIAVLTGLPVVAVDYRLAPEHTYPAAIDDCRAAYRWLSNPEAEHGLTVTSIAVAGDSAGGQLAATLANEFVGEENVAKLSAQILLYPITDCSRERTENGASYKRLEEGFPLASDTMRWFIDTFVTEESQRTATDLSPLLLEELPEGLPPSLVITVDNDPLADEGIEYAGKLAKAGVDVTHKHLLGYHHGLFTSAAIIDRGEEELAGVAEFIKAVTS